Proteins co-encoded in one Nicotiana sylvestris chromosome 7, ASM39365v2, whole genome shotgun sequence genomic window:
- the LOC104213294 gene encoding 12-oxophytodienoate reductase-like protein, producing MAANSTPVPLLTPYKMGRFELSHRAVMPPMTRNRSYNNTPQPHAIEYYAQRASEGGFLISESASASDISKRSPNMPGIWTEDQKEAWKPIVDSVHGKGCIFFCQIWHPGRLSDSNLNNFIFG from the exons ATGGCAGCAAACTCCACCCCAGTTCCTCTCCTTACTCCTTACAAAATGGGGAGATTCGAGCTCTCTCATAG AGCAGTGATGCCACCAATGACAAGGAACAGATCATACAATAATACTCCACAACCACATGCTATTGAATATTATGCTCAAAGAGCTAGTGAGGGGGGTTTTCTCATTTCTGAATCAGCTAGTGCCTCTGATATCTCCAAAAG GTCCCCAAATATGCCTGGAATTTGGACAGAAGATCAAAAAGAGGCTTGGAAACCTATTGTTGACTCAGTTCATGGTAAAGGTTGTATCTTCTTCTGTCAAATTTGGCATCCAGGGCGCCTGTCCGACTCAAACCTCAACAATTTCATTTTTGGTTAG